One stretch of Myxocyprinus asiaticus isolate MX2 ecotype Aquarium Trade chromosome 23, UBuf_Myxa_2, whole genome shotgun sequence DNA includes these proteins:
- the LOC127414078 gene encoding interferon alpha-inducible protein 27-like protein 2B isoform X4, translating to MTGAGAVALAPLALTAAGSTSAGIAASSLAASMMSSAAVANGGGVAAGSLVAVLQSAGAAGMSTVVTAGAASVGGATGAASVGGATGAILGLFTIIGVTVGAAGAVALAPLALTAAGFTSAGIAASSLAASMMSSAAVANGGGVAAGTLVAILQSAGAAGMSTVVTAVAASVGGATGAILGGAADLLKTFF from the exons ATGACGGGCG CTGGTGCAGTTGCGTTGGCTCCACTGGCGCTCACTGCGGCTGGATCCACCTCCGCCGGTATCGCAGCAAGTTCTCTGGCGGCCAGCATGATGTCATCAGCAGCTGTAGCCAATGGGGGTGGTGTGGCTGCAGGAAGTTTGGTGGCTGTCCTCCAGTCAGCAG GTGCTGCTGGGATGTCTACGGTGGTTACAGCAGGTGCGGCATCTGTGGGCGGAGCCACGGGTGCGGCATCTGTGGGCGGAGCCACGGGTGCTATATTAG gacTGTTCACCATTATTGGGGTTACAGTTGGGGCTG CTGGTGCAGTTGCGTTGGCTCCACTGGCGCTCACTGCGGCTGGATTCACCTCCGCCGGTATCGCAGCAAGTTCTCTGGCGGCCAGCATGATGTCATCAGCAGCTGTAGCCAATGGGGGTGGTGTGGCTGCAGGAACTTTGGTGGCTATCCTCCAGTCAGCAG GTGCTGCTGGGATGTCTACGGTGGTTACAGCAGTTGCTGCATCTGTGGGCGGAGCCACGGGTGCTATATTAGGTGGAGCTGCTGATTTGTTGAAGACCTTCTTCTGA
- the LOC127414078 gene encoding interferon alpha-inducible protein 27-like protein 2B isoform X1 produces the protein MTGAGAVALAPLALTAAGSTSAGIAASSLAASMMSSAAVANGGGVAAGSLVAVLQSAGAAGMSTVVTAGAASVGGATGAILGLFTITGNTAGAGAAGMSTVVTAGAASVGGATGAASVGGATGAILGLFTIIGVTVGAAGAVALAPLALTAAGFTSAGIAASSLAASMMSSAAVANGGGVAAGTLVAILQSAGAAGMSTVVTAVAASVGGATGAILGGAADLLKTFF, from the exons ATGACGGGCG CTGGTGCAGTTGCGTTGGCTCCACTGGCGCTCACTGCGGCTGGATCCACCTCCGCCGGTATCGCAGCAAGTTCTCTGGCGGCCAGCATGATGTCATCAGCAGCTGTAGCCAATGGGGGTGGTGTGGCTGCAGGAAGTTTGGTGGCTGTCCTCCAGTCAGCAG GTGCTGCTGGGATGTCTACGGTGGTTACAGCAGGTGCGGCATCTGTGGGCGGAGCCACGGGTGCTATATTAG gaCTGTTCACCATTACTGGGAATACAGCTGGGGCTG GTGCTGCTGGGATGTCTACGGTGGTTACAGCAGGTGCGGCATCTGTGGGCGGAGCCACGGGTGCGGCATCTGTGGGCGGAGCCACGGGTGCTATATTAG gacTGTTCACCATTATTGGGGTTACAGTTGGGGCTG CTGGTGCAGTTGCGTTGGCTCCACTGGCGCTCACTGCGGCTGGATTCACCTCCGCCGGTATCGCAGCAAGTTCTCTGGCGGCCAGCATGATGTCATCAGCAGCTGTAGCCAATGGGGGTGGTGTGGCTGCAGGAACTTTGGTGGCTATCCTCCAGTCAGCAG GTGCTGCTGGGATGTCTACGGTGGTTACAGCAGTTGCTGCATCTGTGGGCGGAGCCACGGGTGCTATATTAGGTGGAGCTGCTGATTTGTTGAAGACCTTCTTCTGA
- the LOC127414078 gene encoding interferon alpha-inducible protein 27-like protein 2B isoform X2 produces MTGAGAVALAPLALTAAGSTSAGIAASSLAASMMSSAAVANGGGVAAGSLVAVLQSAGLFTITGNTAGAGAAGMSTVVTAGAASVGGATGAASVGGATGAILGLFTIIGVTVGAAGAVALAPLALTAAGFTSAGIAASSLAASMMSSAAVANGGGVAAGTLVAILQSAGAAGMSTVVTAVAASVGGATGAILGGAADLLKTFF; encoded by the exons ATGACGGGCG CTGGTGCAGTTGCGTTGGCTCCACTGGCGCTCACTGCGGCTGGATCCACCTCCGCCGGTATCGCAGCAAGTTCTCTGGCGGCCAGCATGATGTCATCAGCAGCTGTAGCCAATGGGGGTGGTGTGGCTGCAGGAAGTTTGGTGGCTGTCCTCCAGTCAGCAG gaCTGTTCACCATTACTGGGAATACAGCTGGGGCTG GTGCTGCTGGGATGTCTACGGTGGTTACAGCAGGTGCGGCATCTGTGGGCGGAGCCACGGGTGCGGCATCTGTGGGCGGAGCCACGGGTGCTATATTAG gacTGTTCACCATTATTGGGGTTACAGTTGGGGCTG CTGGTGCAGTTGCGTTGGCTCCACTGGCGCTCACTGCGGCTGGATTCACCTCCGCCGGTATCGCAGCAAGTTCTCTGGCGGCCAGCATGATGTCATCAGCAGCTGTAGCCAATGGGGGTGGTGTGGCTGCAGGAACTTTGGTGGCTATCCTCCAGTCAGCAG GTGCTGCTGGGATGTCTACGGTGGTTACAGCAGTTGCTGCATCTGTGGGCGGAGCCACGGGTGCTATATTAGGTGGAGCTGCTGATTTGTTGAAGACCTTCTTCTGA
- the LOC127414078 gene encoding interferon alpha-inducible protein 27-like protein 2B isoform X5, with product MTGAGAVALAPLALTAAGSTSAGIAASSLAASMMSSAAVANGGGVAAGSLVAVLQSAGAAGMSTVVTAGAASVGGATGAILGLFTIIGVTVGAAGAVALAPLALTAAGFTSAGIAASSLAASMMSSAAVANGGGVAAGTLVAILQSAGAAGMSTVVTAVAASVGGATGAILGGAADLLKTFF from the exons ATGACGGGCG CTGGTGCAGTTGCGTTGGCTCCACTGGCGCTCACTGCGGCTGGATCCACCTCCGCCGGTATCGCAGCAAGTTCTCTGGCGGCCAGCATGATGTCATCAGCAGCTGTAGCCAATGGGGGTGGTGTGGCTGCAGGAAGTTTGGTGGCTGTCCTCCAGTCAGCAG GTGCTGCTGGGATGTCTACGGTGGTTACAGCAGGTGCGGCATCTGTGGGCGGAGCCACGGGTGCTATATTAG gacTGTTCACCATTATTGGGGTTACAGTTGGGGCTG CTGGTGCAGTTGCGTTGGCTCCACTGGCGCTCACTGCGGCTGGATTCACCTCCGCCGGTATCGCAGCAAGTTCTCTGGCGGCCAGCATGATGTCATCAGCAGCTGTAGCCAATGGGGGTGGTGTGGCTGCAGGAACTTTGGTGGCTATCCTCCAGTCAGCAG GTGCTGCTGGGATGTCTACGGTGGTTACAGCAGTTGCTGCATCTGTGGGCGGAGCCACGGGTGCTATATTAGGTGGAGCTGCTGATTTGTTGAAGACCTTCTTCTGA
- the LOC127414078 gene encoding interferon alpha-inducible protein 27-like protein 2B isoform X6, whose translation MTGAGAVALAPLALTAAGSTSAGIAASSLAASMMSSAAVANGGGVAAGSLVAVLQSAGAAGMSTVVTAGAASVGGATGAILGLFTITGNTAGAAGAVALAPLALTAAGFTSAGIAASSLAASMMSSAAVANGGGVAAGTLVAILQSAGAAGMSTVVTAVAASVGGATGAILGGAADLLKTFF comes from the exons ATGACGGGCG CTGGTGCAGTTGCGTTGGCTCCACTGGCGCTCACTGCGGCTGGATCCACCTCCGCCGGTATCGCAGCAAGTTCTCTGGCGGCCAGCATGATGTCATCAGCAGCTGTAGCCAATGGGGGTGGTGTGGCTGCAGGAAGTTTGGTGGCTGTCCTCCAGTCAGCAG GTGCTGCTGGGATGTCTACGGTGGTTACAGCAGGTGCGGCATCTGTGGGCGGAGCCACGGGTGCTATATTAG gaCTGTTCACCATTACTGGGAATACAGCTGGGGCTG CTGGTGCAGTTGCGTTGGCTCCACTGGCGCTCACTGCGGCTGGATTCACCTCCGCCGGTATCGCAGCAAGTTCTCTGGCGGCCAGCATGATGTCATCAGCAGCTGTAGCCAATGGGGGTGGTGTGGCTGCAGGAACTTTGGTGGCTATCCTCCAGTCAGCAG GTGCTGCTGGGATGTCTACGGTGGTTACAGCAGTTGCTGCATCTGTGGGCGGAGCCACGGGTGCTATATTAGGTGGAGCTGCTGATTTGTTGAAGACCTTCTTCTGA
- the LOC127414078 gene encoding interferon alpha-inducible protein 27-like protein 2B isoform X3, producing MTGAGAVALAPLALTAAGSTSAGIAASSLAASMMSSAAVANGGGVAAGSLVAVLQSAGAAGMSTVVTAGAASVGGATGAILGLFTITGNTAGAGLFTIIGVTVGAAGAVALAPLALTAAGFTSAGIAASSLAASMMSSAAVANGGGVAAGTLVAILQSAGAAGMSTVVTAVAASVGGATGAILGGAADLLKTFF from the exons ATGACGGGCG CTGGTGCAGTTGCGTTGGCTCCACTGGCGCTCACTGCGGCTGGATCCACCTCCGCCGGTATCGCAGCAAGTTCTCTGGCGGCCAGCATGATGTCATCAGCAGCTGTAGCCAATGGGGGTGGTGTGGCTGCAGGAAGTTTGGTGGCTGTCCTCCAGTCAGCAG GTGCTGCTGGGATGTCTACGGTGGTTACAGCAGGTGCGGCATCTGTGGGCGGAGCCACGGGTGCTATATTAG gaCTGTTCACCATTACTGGGAATACAGCTGGGGCTG gacTGTTCACCATTATTGGGGTTACAGTTGGGGCTG CTGGTGCAGTTGCGTTGGCTCCACTGGCGCTCACTGCGGCTGGATTCACCTCCGCCGGTATCGCAGCAAGTTCTCTGGCGGCCAGCATGATGTCATCAGCAGCTGTAGCCAATGGGGGTGGTGTGGCTGCAGGAACTTTGGTGGCTATCCTCCAGTCAGCAG GTGCTGCTGGGATGTCTACGGTGGTTACAGCAGTTGCTGCATCTGTGGGCGGAGCCACGGGTGCTATATTAGGTGGAGCTGCTGATTTGTTGAAGACCTTCTTCTGA
- the ifi27.7 gene encoding interferon alpha inducible protein 27.7 isoform X1 — MSSVLVTVIGVTAGAAGAVVLAPWALTAAGFTSAGIAASSLGASMMSSAAIANGGGVAAGSLVAALQSAGAAGLSTAATAGVASVGGATGAVLGGAVNFLKRWRK; from the exons ATGTCGAGTG TACTAGTCACCGTTATTGGGGTTACAGCTGGGGCTG CTGGTGCAGTTGTGTTGGCTCCATGGGCGCTCACCGCAGCTGGATTCACCTCCGCCGGTATCGCAGCAAGTTCTCTTGGGGCCAGCATGATGTCATCAGCAGCCATAGCCAATGGGGGTGGTGTGGCTGCAGGAAGTTTGGTCGCTGCCCTCCAGTCAGCAG GTGCTGCTGGGTTGTCTACAGCGGCTACAGCAGGTGTGGCATCTGTGGGTGGAGCCACAGGTGCAGTATTAGGTGGAGCAGTTAATTTTTTGAAAAGGTGGAGAAAATAA
- the ifi27.7 gene encoding interferon alpha inducible protein 27.7 isoform X2 has translation MSSAGAVVLAPWALTAAGFTSAGIAASSLGASMMSSAAIANGGGVAAGSLVAALQSAGAAGLSTAATAGVASVGGATGAVLGGAVNFLKRWRK, from the exons ATGTCGAGTG CTGGTGCAGTTGTGTTGGCTCCATGGGCGCTCACCGCAGCTGGATTCACCTCCGCCGGTATCGCAGCAAGTTCTCTTGGGGCCAGCATGATGTCATCAGCAGCCATAGCCAATGGGGGTGGTGTGGCTGCAGGAAGTTTGGTCGCTGCCCTCCAGTCAGCAG GTGCTGCTGGGTTGTCTACAGCGGCTACAGCAGGTGTGGCATCTGTGGGTGGAGCCACAGGTGCAGTATTAGGTGGAGCAGTTAATTTTTTGAAAAGGTGGAGAAAATAA